Proteins encoded by one window of Microbacterium testaceum:
- a CDS encoding GNAT family N-acetyltransferase encodes MGISLTRAALSEPDDRAALTAFLISNTFPFHVRTRPTAEQVTEAIRAGSWDGDDIETFWIDDETDGRIGVLRLDDLDDATAMVDLRLADAARGRGHGSAALRMVTEHVFAQHPRVIRLEGQTREDNVAMRRVFERCGWVREAYYRDGWPVEGGEPVASVAYSVLRRDWVSGITTPVPRGPEVTLTGELRCADAVEAERVRAHLDEHLALTRAEAGCLSFDVTPTETDGVWRVSERFIDEAAFDAHQRRVASSTWGRETAGIQRSSVIRGRALDADALIATAWAAEQMLLHPAVRAHAGELERLLDPDFVEIGQSGRRWTRDEIIAALREEPGADPSPAIEERAARVLGPTTVLLTYLLRFEDRVSRRSSLWRCDPAPRCLFHQGTPVG; translated from the coding sequence GTGGGTATCTCTCTGACGCGCGCCGCCCTGTCCGAGCCGGACGACCGGGCCGCGCTGACGGCATTCCTCATCTCGAACACGTTCCCGTTCCACGTGCGCACGCGTCCGACCGCGGAGCAGGTCACGGAAGCCATCCGCGCGGGTTCGTGGGACGGCGACGACATCGAGACCTTCTGGATCGACGACGAGACGGACGGCCGCATCGGCGTGCTCCGTCTCGACGATCTCGACGACGCCACCGCGATGGTCGATCTGCGCCTCGCCGATGCGGCCCGGGGGCGCGGGCACGGTTCCGCCGCGCTTCGGATGGTCACCGAGCACGTCTTCGCCCAGCACCCCCGCGTCATCCGCCTCGAGGGTCAGACCCGCGAGGACAACGTCGCGATGCGCCGCGTCTTCGAACGCTGCGGGTGGGTGCGGGAGGCGTACTACCGCGACGGCTGGCCCGTCGAGGGCGGTGAGCCCGTGGCATCCGTCGCCTACAGCGTCTTGCGTCGCGACTGGGTGAGCGGGATTACGACACCGGTACCGCGCGGGCCCGAAGTAACCCTCACAGGCGAGCTGCGCTGCGCCGATGCCGTCGAGGCCGAGCGCGTGCGCGCCCACCTCGACGAACACCTCGCCCTCACCCGCGCCGAGGCGGGGTGCCTTTCATTCGACGTCACCCCGACCGAGACCGACGGCGTCTGGCGGGTGTCGGAGCGCTTCATCGACGAGGCTGCGTTCGACGCCCACCAGCGCCGTGTCGCGTCGAGCACGTGGGGACGCGAGACCGCGGGGATCCAGCGCTCCTCCGTCATTCGCGGGAGGGCTCTGGATGCCGATGCCCTCATCGCCACGGCCTGGGCCGCCGAACAGATGCTGCTTCACCCGGCCGTGCGCGCGCATGCGGGAGAGCTCGAGCGGCTTCTCGATCCCGACTTCGTGGAGATCGGTCAGTCCGGTCGCCGATGGACGCGGGACGAGATCATCGCCGCACTTCGAGAAGAACCGGGGGCCGACCCTTCGCCCGCCATCGAAGAGCGAGCCGCACGGGTGCTCGGACCCACCACCGTCCTGCTCACCTATCTGCTGAGATTCGAGGACCGTGTCAGCCGCCGGTCGTCCCTCTGGCGGTGCGACCCCGCACCGCGGTGCCTGTTCCACCAGGGGACGCCGGTCGGCTGA
- a CDS encoding LLM class flavin-dependent oxidoreductase encodes MRSFGTLSFGHYGPLGGGRQLTAGDSMLQAIDLAQGMDDLGVNGVSFRVHHFARQQAAPMPLLAAIAARTSRIEVGTGVIDMRYENPLMLAEEAASVDLISGNRLALGVSRGSPETVVRGYEAFGYTGSEDPRGGDIAREHFDLFLRAIDGEGLAERDPLSPFGGGTGLQRIEPHSPGLRTRIWWGAGTTATAEWAGRLGVNLMSSTLLTEADGTPFDLLQAQQLDAFRAAWREAGHEGEPRTSVSRSIFPIVTAEDEMYFGGSAGSDQIGVIDGMRSTFGKTYAATPDKLVEQLQNDAAVMSADTLMLTIPSQMGVEFNLRLVENFAKHVAPALGWQSTLATV; translated from the coding sequence ATGCGCTCCTTCGGCACACTCTCCTTCGGCCACTACGGCCCCCTCGGCGGCGGCCGCCAGCTCACCGCCGGCGACTCGATGCTCCAGGCGATCGATCTCGCCCAGGGCATGGACGACCTCGGGGTCAACGGCGTCTCGTTCCGCGTGCACCATTTCGCTCGCCAGCAGGCGGCCCCCATGCCTCTGCTCGCCGCCATCGCCGCCCGTACCTCGCGCATCGAGGTCGGCACCGGCGTCATTGACATGCGGTACGAGAACCCGCTCATGCTCGCCGAAGAGGCGGCATCCGTCGACCTCATCAGCGGCAACCGACTCGCCCTCGGCGTGAGCCGTGGGTCACCCGAGACGGTCGTCCGTGGCTACGAAGCGTTCGGATACACCGGCTCCGAAGACCCGCGCGGCGGCGACATCGCCCGCGAGCACTTCGACCTGTTCCTCCGCGCGATCGACGGCGAAGGGCTCGCCGAGCGCGACCCCCTGAGCCCCTTCGGTGGAGGCACAGGTCTTCAGCGCATCGAGCCGCACTCCCCGGGCCTCCGCACGCGCATCTGGTGGGGCGCCGGCACCACGGCGACCGCCGAATGGGCCGGACGCCTCGGCGTGAACCTCATGTCGTCGACCCTGCTCACCGAGGCCGACGGCACGCCCTTCGACCTGCTGCAGGCCCAGCAGCTCGACGCCTTCCGCGCCGCGTGGCGCGAGGCGGGTCACGAGGGCGAACCGCGCACCTCGGTCAGCCGCAGCATCTTCCCGATCGTGACGGCCGAAGACGAGATGTACTTCGGCGGCTCGGCTGGCAGCGACCAGATCGGCGTGATCGACGGCATGCGCTCGACCTTCGGCAAAACGTACGCGGCCACCCCCGACAAGCTCGTGGAGCAGCTGCAGAACGACGCCGCGGTGATGAGTGCCGACACGCTCATGCTCACGATCCCCTCGCAGATGGGTGTGGAGTTCAACCTGCGCCTCGTCGAGAACTTCGCGAAGCACGTCGCTCCCGCCCTCGGCTGGCAGTCGACGCTCGCGACGGTCTGA
- a CDS encoding DEAD/DEAH box helicase yields MTPLLEHVPVGADPDAAYLGFVEWANSRGLTLYPAQDEAVIEIVSGANVILSTPTGTGKSLVAVAAHAASLSRGGRTYYTAPIKALVSEKFFALVDVFGAENVGMVTGDSSVNSDAPIICCTAEILANLALRQGADADVDQVVMDEFHYYGEADRGWAWQVPLLLLTRAQFILMSATLGDVTDIADDLSRRTGRPTARVTGVERPVPLHFEYARTPVHETVQELLDTKQAPIYVVHFSQAAAMERAQALSSIRIIGREQRDEIAEAIGGFRFTTGFGKTLSRYVRAGIGVHHAGMLPRYRRLVETLAQRGLLRVICGTDTLGVGINVPIRTVLMTALTKYDGTRMRQLSAREFHQIAGRAGRAGYDTAGTVVVMAPDHEIENAAQILKAGDDLKKQKKIVRKKAPQGFVNWTEQSYDRLVAAEPEPLVPQMKLSAAMLINVIARGGDVFGNVRSLVFDNHEPRARQYELARRAIAIFRTLVQAGVVEVLPPRESPESVASDGAEATIPGDSRIRLTVDLQPNFALNQPLSPFALAAIEMLDPEVELGRGPDAVPPASSVGTGHYALDVVSVIESTLDDPRPILSQQQFRARGEAVAAMKRDGIEYDERMELLEEITWPKPLDELLAQAYEVFASSQPWIRDFELSPKSVVRDMYERACSFGEYVSLYQLARSEGLVLRYLSDAFRAIRQTVPVDAQTPDLLDLIAWLGEVVRQVDSSLVDEWEQLINPADDPTAPVVPAAPPSILTNRRAFGVLVRNEMFRRVQLAALQRDDELVELDPDVDWPSALDSYFDEHDEIGTGGAARSSALVVIDESSASDGVWRVEQIIDDPAGDHDWRIRAEVDLAASEEEGTAIVRVTEVLRL; encoded by the coding sequence GTGACCCCCCTCCTCGAGCACGTTCCGGTCGGCGCCGATCCGGATGCCGCGTACCTGGGCTTCGTCGAGTGGGCGAACTCCCGCGGCCTCACGCTCTACCCCGCGCAGGACGAGGCGGTCATCGAGATCGTCTCGGGTGCGAACGTGATCCTGTCGACCCCGACCGGCACGGGCAAGTCGCTCGTCGCGGTGGCCGCGCACGCGGCATCCCTCTCCCGGGGTGGACGCACGTACTACACCGCACCGATCAAGGCCCTGGTGAGCGAGAAGTTCTTCGCCCTCGTCGACGTCTTCGGCGCCGAGAACGTCGGCATGGTCACGGGCGATTCGTCGGTCAACTCCGACGCCCCGATCATCTGCTGCACCGCCGAGATCCTCGCGAACCTCGCCCTGCGGCAGGGGGCCGACGCCGACGTCGACCAGGTCGTCATGGACGAGTTCCACTACTACGGCGAGGCCGACCGCGGCTGGGCGTGGCAGGTGCCGCTGCTGCTGCTGACCCGCGCGCAGTTCATCCTCATGTCGGCGACCCTGGGAGATGTCACCGACATCGCCGACGACCTCTCGCGTCGCACCGGTCGGCCCACGGCGCGGGTGACCGGCGTCGAGCGCCCCGTGCCGCTGCACTTCGAGTACGCGCGCACGCCCGTGCACGAGACGGTGCAGGAGTTGCTCGACACGAAGCAGGCGCCGATCTACGTCGTGCACTTCTCGCAGGCCGCGGCCATGGAGCGCGCGCAGGCGCTGTCGTCGATCCGGATCATCGGCCGCGAGCAGCGCGACGAGATCGCCGAGGCGATCGGCGGCTTCCGCTTCACGACCGGCTTCGGCAAGACGCTGTCACGCTACGTGCGCGCGGGCATCGGCGTGCACCACGCCGGCATGTTGCCGCGCTACCGCCGCCTCGTCGAGACGCTCGCGCAGCGCGGCCTGCTACGCGTCATCTGCGGCACCGACACCCTGGGTGTCGGCATCAACGTGCCGATCCGCACGGTGCTCATGACCGCGCTGACCAAGTACGACGGCACGCGCATGCGACAGCTCTCGGCGCGCGAGTTCCACCAGATCGCCGGGCGCGCGGGACGAGCCGGTTATGACACTGCGGGGACCGTCGTCGTCATGGCGCCCGATCACGAGATCGAGAACGCCGCGCAGATCCTCAAGGCCGGCGACGACCTCAAGAAGCAGAAGAAGATCGTGCGCAAGAAGGCGCCGCAGGGCTTCGTCAACTGGACCGAGCAGAGCTACGATCGCCTCGTCGCCGCCGAGCCCGAGCCGCTCGTGCCGCAGATGAAGCTGTCGGCCGCGATGCTCATCAACGTCATCGCGCGCGGCGGAGACGTGTTCGGCAACGTCCGCTCGCTCGTCTTCGACAACCACGAGCCCCGCGCCCGCCAGTACGAGCTCGCCCGCCGCGCGATCGCGATCTTCCGCACGCTCGTGCAGGCCGGGGTGGTGGAGGTCCTGCCCCCGCGCGAGTCGCCAGAATCTGTCGCTTCCGACGGTGCGGAAGCGACGATTCCTGGCGACTCGCGCATTCGGTTGACCGTCGATCTGCAGCCGAACTTCGCGCTCAATCAGCCGCTGTCGCCGTTCGCGCTCGCCGCGATCGAGATGCTCGACCCCGAGGTCGAGCTCGGGAGAGGACCGGATGCCGTGCCCCCGGCGTCCTCGGTCGGCACCGGGCACTACGCGCTCGACGTCGTCAGCGTCATCGAGTCGACCCTCGACGACCCGCGCCCGATCCTGTCGCAGCAGCAATTCCGCGCGCGCGGCGAAGCCGTCGCGGCGATGAAGCGCGACGGCATCGAGTACGACGAGCGCATGGAACTGCTCGAAGAGATCACCTGGCCGAAGCCCCTCGACGAGCTGCTCGCGCAGGCGTACGAGGTGTTCGCCTCGAGCCAGCCGTGGATCCGCGATTTCGAGCTGTCGCCGAAGTCGGTCGTGCGCGACATGTACGAGCGCGCGTGCTCGTTCGGCGAGTACGTCTCGCTGTACCAGCTCGCGCGCAGCGAGGGCCTCGTGCTGCGCTACCTCAGCGACGCGTTCCGCGCGATCCGCCAGACCGTGCCGGTCGACGCGCAGACCCCCGACCTGCTCGATCTGATCGCGTGGCTCGGCGAGGTCGTGCGGCAGGTCGACTCGAGCCTCGTCGACGAGTGGGAGCAGCTCATCAACCCCGCGGACGACCCCACGGCCCCCGTGGTGCCTGCCGCTCCGCCGTCGATCCTCACCAACCGGCGCGCGTTCGGCGTGCTCGTGCGCAACGAGATGTTCCGCCGCGTGCAGCTCGCCGCCCTGCAGCGCGACGACGAGCTCGTCGAGCTCGACCCCGACGTCGACTGGCCGAGCGCCCTCGACAGCTACTTCGACGAGCACGACGAGATCGGCACCGGGGGAGCGGCGCGTTCCTCCGCTCTCGTCGTCATCGACGAGTCGTCGGCCTCTGACGGCGTCTGGCGCGTCGAGCAGATCATCGACGACCCCGCCGGCGACCACGACTGGCGCATCCGCGCCGAGGTCGACCTCGCCGCCTCCGAGGAGGAGGGCACGGCGATCGTGCGCGTCACCGAGGTGCTGCGGCTCTGA
- a CDS encoding GNAT family N-acetyltransferase translates to MSVVIRTASFPRDAGSVSALVGDYLRRTEAEKAEHGLVDPHAAMPARYTREIDDPATVFADHRVLVAAVDGVDHGVLAVGSSESVTEISRFWVSPDARGHGVGSALLTAALRGATRPVHLSVWEWREPALRMYRTAGFGVVPSWDERPGLVCLELR, encoded by the coding sequence GTGAGCGTCGTCATCCGCACTGCAAGCTTCCCCCGCGACGCAGGATCGGTCTCCGCGCTCGTCGGCGACTATCTGCGACGGACCGAGGCCGAGAAGGCGGAGCACGGACTCGTCGATCCGCACGCCGCGATGCCCGCCCGTTACACCCGTGAGATCGACGACCCCGCTACTGTCTTCGCCGACCACCGCGTGCTGGTCGCCGCGGTCGACGGCGTCGATCACGGAGTGCTGGCGGTCGGTTCCTCCGAAAGCGTGACCGAGATCTCCCGGTTCTGGGTGAGCCCCGACGCCCGCGGGCACGGGGTCGGGTCGGCGCTGCTGACGGCCGCGCTGCGCGGAGCGACGCGGCCGGTGCACCTCTCGGTGTGGGAGTGGCGCGAGCCCGCACTGCGGATGTACCGCACCGCGGGCTTCGGGGTCGTCCCGTCGTGGGACGAGCGACCGGGGCTCGTGTGCCTCGAGCTGCGGTGA
- a CDS encoding Dps family protein encodes MSTTTKDAPTKNRRRPARGGSGPETTDEQNAEQGFQASEKLTDALQAVLVDLIELSIQGKQAHWNVVGKNFRDTHLQLDEIIDAAREFGDEIAERMRALHALPDGRSDTVAETTTLPEFPQGEVDTAEVIDLITERLDVTVGTVRDVHDDVDDEDPTSADILHGVLERLEQLSWMVSAENRVARTS; translated from the coding sequence CGCCGCCCCGCGCGCGGAGGCAGCGGTCCCGAGACCACCGACGAGCAGAACGCCGAACAGGGCTTCCAGGCGTCGGAGAAGCTGACCGACGCGCTCCAGGCCGTGCTGGTCGACCTCATCGAGCTGTCGATCCAGGGCAAGCAGGCCCACTGGAACGTCGTCGGCAAGAACTTCCGCGACACCCACCTGCAGCTCGACGAGATCATCGACGCCGCCCGTGAATTCGGCGACGAGATCGCCGAGCGCATGCGTGCCCTGCACGCTCTGCCCGACGGCCGCAGCGACACCGTCGCCGAGACCACGACACTGCCCGAGTTCCCCCAGGGCGAGGTCGACACCGCCGAGGTCATCGACCTCATCACCGAGCGCCTCGACGTCACTGTCGGCACGGTGCGCGACGTGCACGACGACGTCGACGACGAAGACCCCACGAGCGCCGACATCCTGCACGGCGTGCTCGAGCGCCTCGAGCAGCTGTCGTGGATGGTCAGCGCCGAGAACCGCGTCGCCCGCACGTCCTGA